One region of Arthrobacter sp. StoSoilB22 genomic DNA includes:
- a CDS encoding GNAT family N-acetyltransferase, which yields MEPKDWRAVREIFQEGIDTGYATFETNAPEWPAFNNSRLPDHRLVAVNETGVILGWTAVSPVSSRPAYAGVVEHSIYVAGAARGHGVGKLLLQALAASTEAQGIWTIQSSIFPENETSLRLHQANGFAIVGRRNRIARVSTGPAAGQWRDTLLLERRSPVID from the coding sequence ATGGAGCCCAAAGACTGGCGGGCGGTCAGGGAGATCTTCCAAGAAGGAATCGACACCGGCTACGCCACTTTCGAAACAAATGCCCCCGAATGGCCCGCCTTCAACAACTCCAGGCTTCCGGACCACCGGCTGGTAGCGGTCAACGAGACTGGGGTGATCCTCGGCTGGACCGCAGTCTCACCGGTTTCCTCGCGTCCGGCCTACGCCGGCGTCGTTGAGCATTCCATCTACGTTGCGGGCGCTGCACGCGGCCACGGCGTTGGGAAACTCCTTCTGCAGGCCCTGGCTGCTTCCACCGAGGCGCAGGGAATCTGGACCATCCAGTCCAGCATTTTCCCGGAGAACGAGACCAGCCTTCGACTCCATCAAGCCAATGGGTTTGCCATTGTCGGGCGGCGGAACCGTATTGCTCGCGTGAGCACCGGACCCGCCGCCGGACAATGGCGCGACACCCTGCTGCTAGAGCGCCGCTCGCCCGTCATTGACTGA
- a CDS encoding MMPL family transporter produces MNSQKIPFWLRWLIPVVLVITWLGIAGIGGPTFGRLEEVSSNDQASFLPAGAEATEAADWQAKFRDSEEIPAIVIIESDASFTPAQLGEAAQLKADIEALKLGSAVVGPIPSQDGKAVQFVVPMASSDELREKVQELRDVVQPGAPDGMKAFVTGPAGLTADLVNAFGGIDGILLLVALGAVFVILLLVYRSVVLPIAVLLTSVFALCAAILLVFGMAKAGWIQLNGQSQGILSILVIGAATDYALLFVARFREALTHTTNRTQAVITAWKASFEPILASGATVIIALLCLLFSDLNSNKALGPVAAAGILCSLFAALTLLPALMALLGRSAFWPFRPKLLPDDEREPEIVTGLEGQKGLWRATGRLVSRRPRVVWVASVLLLLVASTGLLQLKANGVPQTDVILSASDAVDGQEALARHFDAGSGSPAVVVASQGSAQQVLDKVKAADGVGDAYLLADGNVPITGAPGAPAEPAVRDGRVLINATLNSAADSIEAEEAVKSLRVAVREVDSAALVGGVTATALDTNTTAQRDLVVIIPIVLVVILFILMLLLRSVVAPVLLVLSVVLSYGAAMGVSAWVFNGVFGFSGADATVPLFGFVFLVALGVDYNIFLMSRVREESLKHGTRPGILRGLAVTGGVITSAGVVLAATFAALGVIPIMFLVQLAFIVAFGVLLDTVLVRSLLVPALAYDIGSKIWWPSKLARESSTDVVGPREEEQASVGR; encoded by the coding sequence ATGAACTCGCAGAAGATACCGTTCTGGCTGCGCTGGCTGATACCAGTGGTGCTGGTCATCACCTGGCTGGGCATCGCAGGAATCGGCGGCCCCACGTTCGGCCGGCTGGAAGAGGTCTCGTCCAACGACCAAGCTTCCTTCCTTCCCGCTGGCGCCGAAGCCACGGAAGCCGCTGACTGGCAGGCCAAATTCCGGGACTCCGAAGAGATCCCGGCAATTGTCATCATCGAGAGTGACGCTTCCTTCACCCCCGCGCAGCTGGGCGAAGCAGCCCAGCTGAAAGCCGACATTGAGGCGCTCAAGCTGGGGAGCGCCGTCGTCGGGCCCATCCCGTCGCAAGACGGCAAGGCAGTTCAGTTCGTTGTCCCCATGGCGTCCTCGGATGAGCTGCGGGAGAAAGTCCAGGAGCTGCGTGACGTCGTGCAGCCCGGCGCGCCGGACGGCATGAAGGCATTTGTCACTGGTCCGGCAGGCCTGACCGCCGACCTCGTCAACGCTTTTGGTGGAATTGATGGCATCCTGCTGCTGGTTGCCCTGGGTGCCGTGTTCGTAATCCTGCTGCTGGTCTACCGCTCGGTGGTGCTGCCAATCGCAGTGCTGCTCACCTCCGTGTTTGCCCTGTGCGCCGCGATCCTTCTGGTGTTTGGAATGGCGAAGGCCGGCTGGATTCAGTTAAACGGGCAGAGCCAAGGCATCCTGTCCATTCTGGTCATTGGCGCGGCGACGGACTACGCGCTCCTGTTCGTGGCGCGGTTCCGGGAGGCGCTCACGCACACCACCAACCGCACCCAAGCGGTGATCACGGCATGGAAGGCCTCCTTCGAGCCCATCCTCGCTTCCGGGGCCACTGTCATCATTGCGCTGCTCTGCCTGCTGTTCTCCGATCTGAATTCCAATAAGGCGCTGGGACCTGTAGCTGCCGCAGGCATTCTGTGCTCCTTGTTCGCTGCGCTCACGCTGCTGCCCGCGCTCATGGCGTTGCTGGGCCGTTCGGCCTTCTGGCCCTTCCGGCCCAAGCTGCTGCCCGACGACGAACGCGAACCGGAGATTGTCACCGGCCTTGAGGGGCAAAAGGGTCTGTGGCGAGCCACGGGTCGTTTGGTCTCCAGGCGCCCGCGGGTTGTGTGGGTGGCTTCGGTCCTTCTCCTCCTGGTCGCTTCCACAGGCTTGTTGCAGTTGAAGGCCAACGGGGTTCCGCAAACGGATGTCATACTTTCCGCGTCCGACGCCGTGGACGGGCAGGAAGCGCTGGCGCGCCACTTCGACGCCGGTAGCGGCAGCCCCGCCGTCGTGGTCGCCTCACAAGGTTCCGCGCAGCAAGTCCTGGACAAGGTCAAAGCAGCCGACGGCGTGGGTGACGCCTACCTGCTGGCTGACGGAAATGTTCCCATCACCGGTGCCCCCGGCGCTCCTGCTGAGCCGGCAGTTCGCGACGGCAGGGTCCTCATCAATGCCACGTTGAACTCGGCGGCAGACTCGATTGAGGCTGAAGAGGCCGTGAAGTCGTTGCGTGTGGCTGTTCGCGAGGTTGATTCCGCAGCATTGGTGGGCGGCGTGACAGCAACTGCGCTGGATACCAACACCACAGCCCAGCGCGACCTGGTGGTCATCATCCCGATCGTGCTGGTGGTCATCCTCTTCATCCTGATGCTCCTGCTGCGCTCGGTGGTGGCGCCGGTGCTGCTGGTGCTGTCCGTGGTGCTCTCCTACGGCGCCGCTATGGGAGTTTCTGCTTGGGTCTTCAACGGAGTGTTCGGCTTCTCCGGTGCCGACGCCACTGTGCCGTTGTTCGGTTTCGTGTTCCTGGTGGCCCTCGGCGTGGACTACAACATCTTCCTCATGAGTCGGGTCCGGGAAGAGTCCTTGAAACATGGGACGCGTCCGGGAATCCTGCGCGGACTGGCCGTCACTGGTGGTGTGATCACCTCTGCCGGCGTGGTCCTGGCGGCCACGTTCGCAGCCCTCGGTGTCATTCCCATCATGTTCCTGGTCCAGCTCGCCTTCATCGTGGCATTCGGCGTGCTACTGGACACGGTGCTGGTCCGATCCCTGCTGGTGCCAGCGCTGGCTTACGACATCGGCAGCAAGATCTGGTGGCCGAGCAAGCTTGCGCGTGAGTCTTCCACGGACGTTGTGGGTCCTCGTGAGGAGGAGCAGGCGTCGGTGGGGCGGTAA
- a CDS encoding aldehyde dehydrogenase family protein yields METYDALLASITPAPGQNSRTIFDPATGEAVGEAPVHTVEDLESAITAAAAAQPAWAALGHDARSAALMKAADAVERSAEELAQLLSREQGKPLNGPNARFEVGACAAWLRATAATPLDPETVVDDGETRAELHYRPIGVVGAIGPWNWPMMITVWQIAPALRMGNAVVVKPSEYTPLSVLALASIINEELPEGLLSVVSGGRDVGEALASHDAIGKVMFTGSTATGKAIIRSSADTVKRLTLELGGNDAGIVLPDSDPKAIAEGLFWGAFINTGQTCAALKRLYVHESQYEAVCNELTAVAAAMPMGVGLDENNVLGPLQNRQQFDIVARLVEAARDSGARILVGGNPDADAPGNFYPTTLVADIDNDNPLVAEEQFGPALPIIKYSTVDEAVAKANALDVGLGASVWSSDLGAAREVASRIQAGTVWINKHGAVDPRVPFGGAKQSGYGLEFGAEGLKALGVPQVING; encoded by the coding sequence ATGGAGACTTACGACGCCCTCCTGGCCTCGATCACCCCGGCCCCCGGCCAGAACAGCCGCACCATTTTTGACCCGGCGACGGGCGAGGCCGTCGGCGAAGCACCGGTTCACACTGTCGAGGACCTCGAATCCGCCATCACCGCGGCCGCCGCTGCCCAACCCGCGTGGGCTGCCCTGGGCCACGACGCCCGGTCCGCCGCGCTCATGAAAGCCGCCGACGCCGTCGAACGTTCCGCCGAAGAACTTGCCCAGCTGCTCTCCCGCGAGCAGGGCAAGCCGCTGAACGGCCCGAACGCGCGCTTCGAAGTCGGCGCCTGCGCAGCGTGGCTCCGCGCCACGGCCGCCACCCCGTTGGACCCCGAAACCGTAGTGGACGACGGCGAAACCCGCGCCGAACTGCACTACCGGCCCATCGGCGTCGTAGGTGCCATCGGCCCGTGGAACTGGCCCATGATGATCACCGTCTGGCAGATCGCCCCGGCCCTGCGCATGGGCAACGCCGTAGTGGTCAAGCCCTCGGAATACACTCCCTTGTCCGTGCTGGCACTGGCTTCGATCATCAACGAAGAGCTGCCCGAAGGCCTGCTGTCCGTTGTCTCTGGCGGGCGCGATGTCGGCGAAGCGCTGGCCTCGCACGATGCCATTGGCAAGGTCATGTTCACCGGCTCCACCGCCACAGGCAAGGCGATCATCCGCTCGTCCGCTGACACCGTCAAGCGGCTCACACTGGAACTTGGTGGCAACGACGCCGGCATCGTCCTGCCGGACTCGGACCCCAAAGCCATCGCCGAAGGCCTGTTCTGGGGTGCGTTCATCAACACAGGCCAGACATGCGCCGCCCTTAAGCGCCTGTACGTCCACGAATCCCAGTACGAGGCCGTCTGCAACGAGCTCACCGCTGTTGCTGCTGCGATGCCCATGGGTGTTGGGCTCGATGAGAACAACGTCCTTGGCCCGCTGCAAAACCGGCAGCAATTCGACATCGTCGCCCGGCTGGTGGAGGCCGCCCGTGACTCCGGCGCGCGTATCCTGGTGGGCGGAAACCCCGACGCCGACGCACCCGGCAACTTCTACCCCACCACCCTGGTGGCCGACATCGACAACGACAACCCGCTGGTGGCCGAGGAACAATTCGGACCCGCCCTGCCGATCATCAAATACAGCACCGTTGACGAGGCAGTCGCCAAAGCGAACGCGCTCGACGTCGGCTTGGGCGCCTCAGTCTGGTCCTCCGACTTGGGTGCCGCACGGGAAGTGGCTTCACGAATCCAGGCCGGCACCGTGTGGATCAACAAGCACGGCGCCGTGGACCCCCGCGTCCCGTTCGGCGGTGCCAAGCAGTCCGGCTACGGCCTGGAGTTCGGCGCCGAGGGCCTCAAGGCCCTGGGCGTCCCGCAGGTCATCAACGGCTAA
- a CDS encoding prephenate dehydratase has translation MAQKIAYQGEPGANSDLACKEMFPDLQSVPCASFEDAFELVSTGEVDLAMIPIENSIAGRVADIHVLLPQSKLQIVGEYFLPIRFDLLGIPGSTIEGATEVHSHIHALGQCRRIIREAGLKPVIAGDTAGSAREVRDWNDPRKLSLAPPLAAGLYGLEVLASGVEDDPTNTTRFVVLARERELPTKEELPGPAITSFVFRVRNVPSALYKALGGFATNGLNMTRLESYMVGDEFAATMFLSDVEGHPADARLRRALEELEFFTTEVRVLGVYAADGYRERNTVSA, from the coding sequence ATGGCCCAGAAAATTGCGTACCAAGGTGAGCCGGGAGCCAACTCGGATCTCGCGTGCAAGGAAATGTTCCCCGACCTCCAAAGCGTTCCATGTGCGAGCTTTGAGGACGCATTTGAGCTGGTGTCCACTGGCGAAGTGGATCTGGCCATGATCCCGATCGAGAACTCCATCGCCGGGCGTGTGGCCGATATCCACGTCCTTCTCCCCCAGTCCAAGCTGCAGATCGTCGGCGAGTACTTCTTGCCCATCCGCTTCGACCTTTTGGGAATCCCGGGCAGCACCATTGAAGGCGCCACGGAGGTCCACAGCCACATTCACGCCTTGGGGCAGTGCCGCAGGATCATCCGGGAAGCCGGCCTCAAGCCCGTCATCGCTGGTGACACCGCAGGCTCAGCCCGCGAAGTCCGGGACTGGAACGATCCCCGGAAGCTGTCCCTCGCTCCGCCGCTCGCCGCTGGCCTCTACGGGCTTGAGGTGTTGGCCTCCGGTGTGGAGGACGATCCCACCAACACCACACGCTTTGTTGTTCTGGCCCGTGAACGCGAGCTTCCCACCAAGGAAGAACTGCCCGGTCCAGCGATCACCAGTTTTGTTTTCCGAGTCCGAAACGTTCCGTCGGCCCTTTATAAGGCACTAGGCGGTTTTGCGACCAACGGCCTCAACATGACGCGCCTGGAAAGCTACATGGTGGGCGACGAATTCGCCGCCACCATGTTCCTTTCCGACGTCGAGGGGCACCCTGCGGATGCTCGTCTCCGCCGTGCACTGGAGGAACTCGAGTTCTTCACCACCGAGGTTCGGGTCCTTGGTGTTTACGCCGCCGATGGTTACCGCGAACGGAACACCGTCAGCGCCTAG
- a CDS encoding NAD(P)-binding domain-containing protein has translation MVENLPVAVIGAGPIGLAAAAHLLERGLEPIIFEAGPSAGSAIEQWRHIRLFSPWRFNLDAAAVRLLEPTGWESPRLTALPYGGELVDKYLSPLAAHPALASRLQTGARVTAVTRAGLDKTHVRDRDTTPFMVRVEHADGEVRDYTVSAVIDASGTWSTRNPLGTSGLPAIGEVRASDRISSPLPDVSGRDRASFAGRRALVVGAGHSAANTLINLAELARTEPETRILWAIRGASPEKVYGGGDADGLPARGQLGSRLRRLVDAGTIELHTSFGINSLVDSENGVTVTSGDGRSVVTDVVVPCTGFRPDLDMLRELRLNLDSAVEAPTELGPLIDPEFHSCGTVPPHGAKVLAHPEKDFYIVGMKSYGRAPTFLLATGYEQVRSVAAALGGDQAAADTVHLELPETGVCSSDAGTSCDVPAAVQSSEGEQSGGCCSAPEPVLIGIPTGLAHGRSGANLD, from the coding sequence ATGGTTGAGAACCTTCCTGTCGCCGTGATCGGCGCCGGCCCCATCGGCTTGGCTGCAGCGGCCCACCTGCTGGAGCGGGGTCTGGAACCGATAATCTTCGAGGCCGGGCCGTCAGCGGGTTCAGCGATTGAGCAGTGGCGGCACATACGGTTGTTCTCCCCGTGGCGATTCAACCTCGACGCAGCGGCAGTTCGGTTGCTGGAGCCCACGGGCTGGGAGTCGCCTCGGCTGACCGCCCTGCCCTACGGCGGCGAACTTGTTGATAAGTACCTCAGTCCGTTGGCAGCACACCCGGCCCTTGCCTCCCGTTTGCAGACCGGCGCACGCGTCACCGCGGTTACCCGCGCCGGCCTCGATAAAACCCACGTGCGCGACCGCGACACCACCCCGTTTATGGTCCGAGTGGAACACGCTGATGGGGAGGTGCGCGACTACACCGTGTCGGCTGTCATCGACGCCTCCGGCACCTGGTCCACCCGCAATCCCCTTGGTACGTCAGGGTTACCTGCTATCGGTGAGGTCCGCGCATCAGACCGGATCTCCTCACCCCTTCCCGATGTTTCCGGACGCGATCGGGCATCGTTCGCTGGCCGACGTGCCTTGGTGGTCGGAGCAGGCCACTCCGCAGCGAACACGCTGATCAACCTCGCGGAACTGGCCAGGACAGAGCCCGAAACACGCATTCTCTGGGCCATCCGCGGTGCATCCCCGGAGAAGGTCTACGGCGGCGGTGATGCCGACGGCCTGCCCGCACGCGGACAGCTCGGCTCCCGGCTTCGCCGTCTGGTGGATGCCGGCACGATCGAACTGCACACAAGCTTCGGCATCAACTCGCTGGTCGATTCGGAGAACGGCGTGACCGTAACCTCCGGTGACGGTCGCAGTGTGGTGACGGACGTCGTCGTGCCTTGTACCGGCTTCCGCCCCGATCTGGACATGCTCCGGGAACTGCGCCTGAACCTGGACTCTGCTGTTGAAGCCCCTACGGAACTGGGCCCGCTGATCGATCCCGAGTTCCACTCCTGCGGCACTGTCCCGCCGCACGGCGCGAAGGTTCTCGCCCACCCGGAGAAAGACTTCTACATCGTGGGCATGAAGTCGTACGGCCGTGCACCCACCTTCCTGTTGGCCACCGGCTACGAGCAGGTCCGTTCCGTGGCTGCCGCGCTGGGCGGGGATCAGGCGGCGGCTGACACGGTGCACCTGGAGCTACCCGAAACCGGTGTCTGCTCATCCGACGCCGGTACCAGCTGCGACGTGCCTGCCGCAGTTCAGTCCTCGGAGGGCGAGCAGTCCGGCGGTTGCTGCTCCGCTCCGGAACCGGTGCTCATTGGCATCCCCACGGGATTGGCTCACGGCCGCTCCGGGGCCAACCTGGACTAG
- a CDS encoding LysE family translocator codes for MTLASLAAFAGLCLVLSVTPGPDTFLVLRIALNRPSAGIAAAAGSAVGAIAWAALVGVGLAAILEQSAELFRWVKIAGGLYLLYLGVSSFIKSRKAAKAGADGTSADAPLPYSRLSAMGAGALSTLLNPKVGLFYLAVVPQFIPHGGDTMGTSLILGVVVAVIAFAYLSMIAVVAFKAMRWLKRPKVSTVVERVSSGVIAGLGVGAVASGATS; via the coding sequence GTGACTCTTGCTTCCCTCGCTGCCTTTGCCGGCCTATGCCTCGTCCTTTCCGTGACGCCAGGGCCGGACACATTCCTTGTCCTGCGCATCGCGTTGAACCGTCCCAGTGCGGGTATTGCTGCGGCGGCAGGGTCTGCGGTTGGCGCCATAGCCTGGGCTGCATTGGTGGGGGTAGGCCTCGCCGCTATCCTTGAGCAATCCGCGGAACTGTTCCGCTGGGTCAAGATCGCGGGCGGCTTGTACTTGCTGTATTTGGGCGTTTCGTCATTCATCAAATCCCGCAAGGCAGCCAAAGCCGGCGCCGACGGAACAAGCGCGGACGCGCCCCTCCCTTACAGTCGGCTTTCGGCCATGGGGGCGGGGGCGCTGTCTACGCTGCTCAACCCGAAGGTGGGCCTGTTCTACCTGGCTGTGGTCCCGCAATTCATCCCGCACGGTGGCGACACCATGGGAACCTCCCTCATCCTGGGTGTAGTGGTGGCTGTCATCGCCTTCGCCTATCTGTCGATGATCGCCGTCGTCGCGTTCAAGGCGATGAGGTGGCTCAAGCGTCCCAAGGTGAGTACCGTCGTCGAGCGTGTCAGCAGCGGTGTGATCGCCGGGCTGGGTGTGGGCGCTGTGGCTTCCGGCGCGACCAGCTGA
- a CDS encoding arsenate reductase ArsC, whose translation MSTETAKKPSVLFVCVHNAGRSQMAAAFLTTLSKGAIEVRSAGSQPADKVNPAAVEAMSELGIDMSAEIPKVLTTEAVKESDVVITMGCGDECPYFPGKRYEDWVLEDPAGQGVDAVRPIRDDIKTRIEGLIASLIPAAK comes from the coding sequence GTGAGCACCGAAACCGCTAAGAAGCCGTCCGTTCTGTTCGTCTGCGTTCACAACGCAGGGCGCTCACAGATGGCCGCAGCTTTTCTCACCACCCTTTCCAAGGGTGCCATTGAGGTCCGTTCAGCCGGCTCGCAGCCCGCAGACAAGGTGAACCCCGCCGCGGTGGAAGCCATGTCTGAGCTTGGTATCGACATGTCGGCCGAGATCCCCAAAGTCCTCACCACTGAAGCCGTCAAAGAATCAGACGTCGTGATCACCATGGGCTGCGGAGACGAGTGCCCGTACTTCCCCGGCAAGCGCTACGAGGACTGGGTTCTTGAGGACCCCGCCGGGCAAGGTGTGGACGCGGTCCGGCCGATCCGCGACGATATCAAGACCCGCATCGAAGGCCTTATCGCGTCACTGATCCCCGCGGCCAAGTAA
- a CDS encoding MIP/aquaporin family protein, whose protein sequence is MTSSPTALWRRALAEALGTCLLVAIVVGSGIAAQQLSPHDVGLQLLQNSTATVLGLTVLILILGPISGAHFNPAVSLVDWVLARRTGGGLSLGELGAYIASQTAGAICGSVLANAMFEVGTSISSKERTTPGHLLGEIVATAGLILLIFSLAATKRGFLAAPAVGAYIGAAYWFTSSTSFANPAVTVGRVFSDTFAGIAPASAPGFVLAQLVGAAIGLGFLAVLFPTESRAPEDVVVPHPADKHA, encoded by the coding sequence ATGACTTCTTCCCCGACCGCCCTCTGGCGGCGCGCCCTCGCCGAAGCACTGGGTACCTGCCTGCTGGTAGCCATCGTTGTCGGTTCCGGCATCGCGGCCCAGCAGCTCTCGCCGCATGACGTCGGCCTGCAGTTACTGCAGAACAGCACCGCCACCGTGCTCGGGCTGACCGTCCTCATACTGATCCTTGGACCCATTAGTGGCGCGCACTTCAATCCTGCGGTGTCACTGGTGGACTGGGTCCTGGCCAGGCGAACCGGCGGCGGGCTGTCGCTAGGGGAATTAGGCGCGTACATTGCGTCGCAGACTGCGGGTGCCATCTGCGGCAGCGTGCTGGCGAACGCCATGTTTGAGGTGGGTACGTCAATCTCCAGCAAGGAGCGCACAACTCCGGGCCACCTGTTGGGCGAAATCGTGGCCACGGCCGGACTTATTCTGCTGATTTTCTCCCTCGCCGCAACCAAACGGGGCTTCTTGGCAGCCCCAGCTGTTGGCGCCTACATCGGGGCGGCTTATTGGTTCACTTCCTCGACGTCCTTCGCGAACCCCGCAGTCACGGTAGGACGGGTCTTCAGCGACACCTTCGCAGGGATCGCACCCGCCTCCGCGCCTGGATTTGTTCTGGCGCAGTTGGTTGGCGCTGCCATAGGACTGGGATTTCTGGCGGTTCTGTTCCCCACGGAATCGCGCGCACCAGAGGACGTCGTAGTACCGCACCCAGCGGACAAGCACGCATGA
- a CDS encoding metalloregulator ArsR/SmtB family transcription factor, whose amino-acid sequence MTALPILQAASEQDCCEATGHPALNADEAKQKATVFKALADPNRLRLLSMVKAEPSGESCVCDLTEPLGLGQPTVSHHLKILVDAGLLHREKRGTWAYYSMVPGALDSVAGALAAL is encoded by the coding sequence ATGACCGCCTTACCAATACTGCAAGCCGCCTCGGAGCAAGACTGCTGCGAAGCAACGGGTCACCCTGCCCTGAATGCGGATGAAGCCAAGCAGAAGGCAACGGTTTTCAAAGCCCTCGCAGACCCTAACCGGCTGCGGCTTCTGTCCATGGTCAAGGCTGAACCGTCAGGAGAATCCTGCGTCTGCGACCTCACTGAGCCACTGGGCCTGGGACAGCCGACGGTGTCGCACCACCTGAAGATCCTTGTGGATGCAGGCCTGCTTCACCGGGAGAAGCGCGGCACGTGGGCGTATTACTCCATGGTCCCGGGCGCATTGGACAGTGTAGCCGGCGCCCTGGCCGCGCTGTGA
- a CDS encoding helix-turn-helix domain-containing protein: MDIDQSSSPLERAALLERAAKYAALSDPARLRIVDLLTLGDLSPTELQSELGMPANLLSHHLRSMELAGLAVRHRSEADKRRSYVRLAPGALEGLTPGREHRARRVLFVCTRNSARSQLATALWRTASDIPAVSAGTHPAEHVAPGAVDVARRHGLDLEGAKPRLIDHVAGAEDLVITVCDNAHEELPGLQGIHWSIPDPVRLDSEQAFEDAFADISRRVHDLAPRLRAA, encoded by the coding sequence ATGGATATTGATCAAAGCTCAAGCCCTCTGGAGAGGGCAGCTCTTCTGGAGAGAGCCGCCAAGTACGCGGCCCTGAGTGACCCTGCGCGGCTCCGCATCGTAGACCTGCTCACCTTGGGGGACCTGTCGCCCACGGAGCTGCAATCGGAATTGGGGATGCCGGCGAATCTGCTGTCGCACCATCTGCGATCCATGGAGCTCGCGGGGCTGGCGGTGCGGCATCGTTCCGAAGCTGACAAGCGCCGAAGCTATGTTCGTCTGGCGCCCGGCGCCCTGGAAGGCCTCACTCCCGGCCGCGAGCACAGGGCGCGGCGCGTCTTATTTGTGTGCACCCGCAATAGCGCCCGCTCGCAACTGGCTACCGCTCTGTGGCGAACGGCTAGTGACATCCCAGCGGTTTCGGCGGGAACGCATCCGGCCGAACATGTGGCACCCGGTGCCGTGGATGTGGCCCGCCGCCACGGCTTGGACCTTGAGGGCGCCAAGCCCCGCTTGATCGACCACGTGGCGGGTGCCGAAGACCTGGTGATCACCGTCTGCGATAACGCCCACGAGGAGCTGCCGGGGCTCCAGGGCATCCACTGGTCCATTCCGGATCCGGTGCGACTTGATAGCGAGCAAGCGTTTGAGGACGCGTTCGCCGACATTTCACGCCGAGTCCACGATCTCGCCCCCCGGCTGCGTGCCGCCTAG
- the trxB gene encoding thioredoxin-disulfide reductase has translation MSNEQLIIIGSGPAGYTAAIYAARAGLNPLVLAGSVTAGGALMNTTEVENFPGFPGGIQGPELMDGLQEQAEKFGARIVFDDVTEVDLKAHLKRVVTGAGETHEAPAVILATGSAYKELGLPEEKKLSGHGVSWCATCDGFFFREQDIIVVGGGDSAMEEATFLTRFGKSVTVVVRKGELRASRIMAQRAKDNPKITFAWNSAITAIHGDTKVTGVTLKDTRTGETREQAATGIFVAIGHLPRTELVEGQVDLDAEGYIKVASPTTMTNLTGVFACGDAVDHRYRQAITAAGTGCAAALDAERYLAALDDADSIATALVEEPTHF, from the coding sequence GTGAGCAACGAACAACTCATCATTATCGGGTCCGGCCCTGCTGGCTACACAGCGGCGATCTACGCAGCCCGAGCCGGCTTGAATCCCCTGGTGCTGGCAGGTTCCGTCACCGCCGGCGGCGCCCTCATGAACACCACGGAAGTGGAAAACTTCCCCGGCTTCCCCGGCGGTATTCAGGGACCCGAACTCATGGATGGACTCCAGGAGCAAGCGGAAAAGTTCGGCGCCCGGATAGTGTTCGACGACGTCACTGAGGTTGATCTCAAGGCTCACCTCAAGCGCGTAGTCACCGGAGCCGGTGAGACCCACGAGGCACCTGCCGTCATTCTGGCTACGGGCTCGGCGTATAAGGAGCTCGGTCTTCCGGAGGAAAAGAAGCTCAGCGGCCACGGAGTATCCTGGTGCGCCACATGCGACGGCTTCTTCTTCCGTGAGCAAGACATCATCGTTGTTGGTGGTGGTGACTCCGCCATGGAGGAAGCGACGTTCCTGACGCGCTTTGGGAAGTCCGTCACGGTAGTGGTCCGGAAGGGTGAGCTGCGGGCATCCCGGATCATGGCGCAGCGTGCCAAGGACAATCCCAAGATCACCTTCGCTTGGAACTCGGCTATCACGGCCATCCATGGAGACACGAAGGTCACGGGAGTGACGCTCAAGGACACGCGTACCGGTGAAACCCGAGAGCAGGCCGCCACAGGAATCTTCGTAGCCATCGGTCATCTGCCGCGAACAGAACTGGTGGAGGGACAAGTGGACCTCGACGCCGAGGGCTACATCAAGGTGGCCTCGCCAACCACCATGACCAACCTCACCGGTGTGTTCGCGTGTGGCGACGCCGTGGATCACCGCTATCGCCAGGCCATCACTGCGGCGGGCACAGGATGCGCTGCCGCCCTCGACGCTGAGCGTTACCTCGCTGCCCTGGACGACGCCGACAGCATTGCAACAGCACTGGTCGAAGAGCCCACCCACTTCTGA